From the Hypomesus transpacificus isolate Combined female unplaced genomic scaffold, fHypTra1 scaffold_139, whole genome shotgun sequence genome, one window contains:
- the angptl1a gene encoding LOW QUALITY PROTEIN: angiopoietin-related protein 1a (The sequence of the model RefSeq protein was modified relative to this genomic sequence to represent the inferred CDS: deleted 4 bases in 3 codons) — protein MRGLAWAVCTLLCLSLAGGSQGRRPGEQAGPGGSRGGRETLLRTRRSALDPDAKKCSYTFLIPEQKITGPICASSTGPEADKERVTRMDISSVQEVLARQRRELENLQLVVNVDGNMVTEMKLLRKESRNMNSRVTQLYMQLLHEIIRKRDNSLELAQLEVRILNVTSEMLRLASRYKELEARFSAMAGVVNNQSQLITTLEEQCMRAGGRGELPLVPPLVPVVPENLPVNSRFTNEIQRDHSRAFTRGSRMDSPTASPYGLAPPVPQGTLSSDGPFRDCSQVRAAGHSTSGMYLLQAGPGGGAGGAGAGGLIQAWCDQTLDHGGWTVLQRRRDGSVNFFRNWENYKKGFGNIDSEYWLGLDNMYRLSSQMDYKLLVELEDWVGKKVYAEYSSFTLEPESQGYRLRLGAYQGNAGDSLSSNNGKQFTTLDRDKDTFSGNCAHFHKGGWWYSGCGQTNLNGVWYSGGVYRSKFQDGIFWAEYGGGFYSLKTTRMMIRPID, from the exons GGGGAGCAGGCTGGCCCCGGGGGGAgccgggggggcagggagacccTACTCAGGACCAGGAGGTCGGCTCTGGACCCAGACGCCAAGAAATGCTCCTACACCTTCCTGATCCCAGAGCAGAAGATCACAG GGCCGATCTGTGCGAGCTCCACGGGCCCGGAGGCAGACAAAGAGCGGGTGACCCGCATGGACATCTCGTCCGTGCAGGAGGTCTTGGCCCGGCAGCGCAGGGAGCTGGAGAACCTGCAGCTGGTGGTGAACGTGGACGGGAACATGGTGACGGAGATGAAGCTTCTGAGGAAGGAGAGCAGGAACATGAACTCCAGGGTGACTCAACTCTACATGCAGCTGCTGCACGAGATCATCAGGAAGAGGGACAACTCCCTGGAGCTAGCCCAGCTGGAGGTCCGCATCCTGAACGTCACGTCGGAGATGCTGCGTCTGGCCTCGCGCTACAAGGAGCTAGAGGCTCGCTTCTCTGCCATGGCGGGGGTGGTGAACAATCAGTCCCAGCTGATCACCACGCTGGAGGAGCAGTGTATGCGGGCTGGGGGGCGAGGAGAGCTGCCCCTGGTGCCCCCCCTGGTGCCCGTGGTGCCCGAGAACCTCCCAGTCAACAGCCGCTTCACCAACGAGATCCAGAGAGACCACTCCAGGGCCTTCACAAGAGGGTCCCGCATGGACTCCCCCACCGCCAGCCCCTATGGTCTGGCACCCCCTGTGCCCCAGGGCACCCTCAGCTCTGACG ggCCATTCAGGGACTGCTCCCAGGTGCGAGCGGCG GGCCACAGCACCAGTGGCATGTACCTGCTGCAggcg gggccgggggggggggccgggggagcaggggcaggggggctgatCCAGGCCTGGTGCGACCAGACCCTGGACCACGGGGGCTGGACCGTGCTCCAGAGACGTCGAGATGGATCAGTCAACTTCTTCAGGAACTGGGAAAACTACAAG aagggTTTTGGGAACATCGACAGTGAGTACTGGCTGGGTCTGGACAACATGTACCGGCTGTCCAGCCAGATGGACTACAAGCtgctggtggagctggaggactgggtggGGAAGAAGGTGTATGCGGAGTACAGCAGCTTCACCCTGGAGCCTGAGAGCCAGGGCTACCGCCTGCGTCTCGGGGCCTACCAGGGCAACGCTGGAGACTCCCTCAGCAGCAACAACGGCAAGCAGTTCACCACCCTGGACCGGGACAAGGATACCTTCTCAG gtaACTGCGCCCACTTCCACAAGGGGGGCTGGTGGTACAGTGGGTGTGGCCAGACCAACCTGAATGGGGTGTGGTACAGTGGAGGC GTGTACCGCAGCAAGTTCCAGGATGGCATCTTCTGGGCCGAGTACGGAGGAGGGTTTTACTCTCTCAAGACTACACGCATGATGATTAGACCCATCGACTGA